TATGGTACGCGAATGTATTTCACACCTCAGAAAGAAACAATTTGTAGTGTATGGTGAGGAGGCCTATGAGCACATGGCCATTGCAGAAGAAAACCAGACCTCGGTATCAGATGTTGAGCATATTCAACATTTGATAGATGGTCTGCCAGAAGGCTACAAGATGGTTTTTGTACTCTATGCGGTCGAGGGTTATAAACACGAAGAAATTGCACAATTGCTACAGATTTCGGTGGGCACATCAAAATCACAGCTTTTTAAGGCCAGAAAAATGTTGCAAGAAAATTTAAGGTTAATGGGAATAACGCCCCGCACGAAGTCTAGGGGCCAATAAGAAATACAATGGACAAGTTAGAAGAACATATCGCCAAAAAGCTCCGTGAGCGCGAGATAAAACCGTCGGAGGCAGCTTGGGAGAAATTGGAGGCCCAATTGGGCCCTGCACCTTCTCGAAAGAACAAGATGTACTATTGGTATGCGGCAGCGGTCTTCGTGGGTGTTTTGTTGGTGTCGGCCATTTATTTTAGGTCGGGTGATGCCCCGCAACCTGCCAAGGTTGAGGTTGTAGAATCTCCAACATCGCACGGTCAGGATGGAAATGAGGGCAAAAATGATGCAAGAAGTCCGCAAACCGGGCAAAAGGCGCTGGTTGAAACCACCCAAAAAGAAGAACCTATTGAAAACAATGATCCAACGATTATAGAACTGGAAGAGGCACCTGAAAGTGAAACGGCCTTGGTACAGACCAAAGATGTAGACGAGGTCAACAATGATCAGTTGGGCGCAGAAAAGATCGTTATCGAAAGAAAATTGGAGGAGGTCATGGCCCAAGTGGCACTTTTAGAAAGCCAGAACGAGCAGGTTACTGAAGCCGAGGTCGACTCTCTGCTAAGGTCGGCCCAACGTGAAATCCTCGCAGAAAAAGCATTGTCGCAAAATGGCCCAGTAGACGCCATGGCCCTGCTGACAGAGGTAGAAGACGAGCTCAATCAAAGTTTTAGAGACCAGATTTTCGACGCTTTGAAAGAAGGCTATTTTAAACTTAGAACCGCGGTGGCCGACCGTAACAATTAATATTCATCAATCAAAAATCCCCTTCTTTACTTCCCCCATATTGGGGGGGAGGTAGAAAGAGGATTGCTAAAACCAAAACAATCATGAGTAAAATCACCACAGTATTCGCAGCTTTGTTATTGACCTTTTTGGCACAAAGTGCATATGGTCAAAAAGAGTATAAAAAGAAAATAGAGACTCTAAAGGTTCAAAAAGAAAAGATAGCCGAACAAGAAAAAGAGGCCCTGAAACTTGAAGTGCAGGCCATAAATGAACGTTTAAACAACAGAGCCATTACCCTAGAGGAAGCCCAGCGTTTAAAAGAGGAGGCCGCTGTGAAAAGGGCGAAGAACATAGAGGAAAGGGTCGCTATTGTTGAGAACCAAATTTCATTGCTCGAAAGAAATGAAGGAAAAACATTGATTCTATTGGAGGCAGATACACTGGCTAACGACCAAGTCAGGGTGGGGCTCAACATCGATGGCAGACCCGTATTCAACATCTTTTCCGATCAATGGAGAAGAAATATCAAATACGACCGTCGAACTTATTCAGATTTTGTGTTTGCCATAGGTTTGAACAACGCACTTATTGATGGACAGTCGTTAGACGAATCTCCCTACAAAATAGGAGGCAGCCGGTTTTTTGAAATGGGCTGGCAATGGCGCACACGGGTTTTCAAGAATACCAATTTCATGCGTTTCAACTATGGAGTGTCATTTCAGTTCAATGGCTTAAAGCCCGATGATAACCAGTATTTCGTACAAAATGGAAACCAAACCGAGTTACAGGAGTTTGACGTTGAACTTGATAAATCAAAATTTCGGATGGATAACCTGGTGTTTCCTGTTCATATCGAGTTCGGACCTTCTAAATACCATGAGCATAAGAATAAATTTCGCTACAGTCTTGACAATCAATTCAGACTTGGTTTGGGCGGGTATGCTGGGTTCAATCTTGGCACACGTCAAAAACTCAAATATCAAAGGGATGGTGAACGGGTAAAAGACAAGCTTAAACGTGACTACAACACCAGCAATCTAATATATGGCTTGAGTGCCTATGCTGGTTTTGAAGGTGTGCTTTTGTATGTCAAGTATGATCTGAACCCGATTTTTAAAGATGCAGTGGTTGAACAACGAAATATTTCTTTGGGCCTTCGGTTTGACCTATGACCACTAGATATGCCAAGTGCTGGTAAATCTTGATCAAGAGGGGGGTGGTTATTTAGAAATCGCTTCCCTCATTTCAGTAGAAAATTCCTCCTTATAATAGGCCCGCTTGCAATGCGAGCATTCGGCAAATTGAAGGGTCTGTACACGAAACAATGGTAACCAGAACAGGTGAAAGTAATTGGGCTGTGATACCGCCGTCAATGTACCTGTCTGTCCGCAATGGGAACAAGAAACCCCGTGAAGCCGCTGTTCCACCTTTTTTCCGGGTCGAGTTCCAAAGAAGAGAATCATGTGCTAGTTTTACGTAAAAATAATTCAAAAAGAAAAAATAGTTTGCCCACGATGGTGAGTGGGGCAAGTGTGCAAGACATTTTCCATATTTTTACCAACCATGATTTCGAAAACCACCATAGATAAAGTGTATGATGCCGCCCAGGTAGAAGAGGTGATAGGCGATTTTGTGCAGTTGAAGAAATCAGGATCGAACTACAAAGGGCTGAGTCCGTTTACCGATGAACGCACTCCCAGTTTCATGGTGTCTCCCGTGAAGCAGATTTGGAAGGATTTCAGCAGTGGAAAGGGGGGCAATGTGGTGGCCTTTTTGATGGAGCACGAACTTTTTACCTATCCCGAAGCCATTCGGTATCTCGCCAAGAAGTACAACATCGAGGTCGAAGAAACCGAGCAATCCACCGAAGAAAAAGAACAGGCGAACGAACGCGAGAGCATGTACCTTGTATCTGCCTTCGCACAGCAGTATTTCGAAGACATATTATGGCGTTCAGAGCCCGGCAAGGCCATCGGCCATAGCTATTTTAAAGAAAGGGGGTTCACTGATGAGACCATTAAAAAATTCGGGCTGGGCTATAGCCTTGATGAATGGGAGGCCTTTACCAAGCACGCCTTGCAGCAAGGCTATCAACTTGAGTTTCTCGAAAAAACGGGCCTGACAATTGTAAAAGACCAGGCCGATGGCGGCAAAAAGACCTTTGACCGTTTCAAGGGGCGGGTCATGTTTCCCATCCACTCCATGAGTGGCAGGGTGTTGGGGTTTGGTGGCCGTATTCTTGTCAACGATAAAAAAGCAGCCAAATATCTCAATTCACCAGAAAGTGATATCTACCACAAGAGCAAGGTGCTCTACGGTATCTATTTTGCCAAACAGGCCATTGCCAAAGAAGACAATTGCTATTTGGTCGAGGGGTATACCGATGTGATACAGATGCACCAACGGGGCGTTGAAAACGTGGTCTCCTCGAGCGGAACGGCCCTGACACCAGAACAGATCCGGTTGATAAACCGGTTGACAAAGAACATAACCGTACTGTTCGATGGCGATGCCGCTGGGCTTAGGGCTTCTTTGCGTGGTATAGACCTCATTCTAGAGCAAGGGATGAACGTCAAGGTATGTACTTTTCCAGAGGGTGAAGACCCCGATAGTTTTGCCAAAAACAACAGCTATGGCGATGTAGTGCTGTATTTGGAGGAACACTCCATGGATTTCATCCAGTTCAAAACCTCGTTATTGGCCAAAGAAGCTGCAAACGACCCTATCAAAAGGGCCGAGACCATTCGCGATATTGTACACAGT
This portion of the Flagellimonas lutaonensis genome encodes:
- a CDS encoding RNA polymerase sigma factor: MKIIRLYKNEKQLIAKAVDGDRQAQRTIYERFSPKMLGVCRQYIKDVQFAEDVMVGGFVKVFKNLKTFGHRGSFEGWIRKIMVRECISHLRKKQFVVYGEEAYEHMAIAEENQTSVSDVEHIQHLIDGLPEGYKMVFVLYAVEGYKHEEIAQLLQISVGTSKSQLFKARKMLQENLRLMGITPRTKSRGQ
- a CDS encoding zinc-ribbon domain-containing protein encodes the protein MILFFGTRPGKKVEQRLHGVSCSHCGQTGTLTAVSQPNYFHLFWLPLFRVQTLQFAECSHCKRAYYKEEFSTEMREAISK
- the dnaG gene encoding DNA primase; this translates as MISKTTIDKVYDAAQVEEVIGDFVQLKKSGSNYKGLSPFTDERTPSFMVSPVKQIWKDFSSGKGGNVVAFLMEHELFTYPEAIRYLAKKYNIEVEETEQSTEEKEQANERESMYLVSAFAQQYFEDILWRSEPGKAIGHSYFKERGFTDETIKKFGLGYSLDEWEAFTKHALQQGYQLEFLEKTGLTIVKDQADGGKKTFDRFKGRVMFPIHSMSGRVLGFGGRILVNDKKAAKYLNSPESDIYHKSKVLYGIYFAKQAIAKEDNCYLVEGYTDVIQMHQRGVENVVSSSGTALTPEQIRLINRLTKNITVLFDGDAAGLRASLRGIDLILEQGMNVKVCTFPEGEDPDSFAKNNSYGDVVLYLEEHSMDFIQFKTSLLAKEAANDPIKRAETIRDIVHSVAKIPDRIKQEVYIQECARMLQVSEAVLYDTLAQITRKGISDAAKKLKQLQQAFEVVKNEEPVEKVDVQYELEKKIIQMLLLYGNQKQEFEDLVLKENEEGDLVLQPEIVEAKVYEKIYLALQEDEIELSNEDFKAVYYKLIEELNENDDFNLNEFMTRLDQDFVNELSSLLMEEEKYTLHDWERRDIYPKEKEQGIAQLVDETILTLRCNLIKNRIAQLQKNTKESNGDHSETLEEIMNYLQLNKLLNAKLSRVLS